In Myxococcus stipitatus, the following are encoded in one genomic region:
- the gstA gene encoding glutathione transferase GstA → MKLYFAPGACSLSPHIVAREAGLDLQLTKVDTQTKVMEGGGDFWKVNAKGYVPALEFEPGDVLTEGTAIVQYLGDQRPATGLVAAAGTRARYQQQEMLGYINSELHKTYSPLFSPATPDVTREERKAYLHKRYKLIEERLAGRAYLFGDTFTVADAYLFTVTRWAKFVQLDLSGFPNVLAFQERVAARPAVREALKAEGLLS, encoded by the coding sequence ATGAAGCTCTATTTCGCTCCCGGCGCCTGCTCGCTCTCTCCCCACATCGTCGCGCGTGAGGCGGGCCTCGACCTCCAGCTCACCAAGGTCGACACGCAGACGAAGGTGATGGAGGGCGGCGGCGACTTCTGGAAGGTGAACGCCAAGGGCTATGTGCCCGCCCTGGAGTTCGAGCCGGGCGACGTGCTCACCGAGGGCACCGCCATCGTCCAGTACCTCGGCGACCAGCGCCCCGCGACGGGCCTCGTCGCGGCCGCCGGCACGCGTGCGCGCTATCAGCAGCAGGAGATGCTGGGCTACATCAACTCCGAGCTGCACAAGACCTACTCGCCCCTCTTCAGCCCGGCGACGCCCGACGTCACGCGCGAGGAGCGCAAGGCGTACCTGCACAAGCGCTACAAGCTCATCGAGGAGCGTCTGGCGGGCAGGGCCTATCTCTTCGGCGACACCTTCACCGTCGCGGACGCCTACCTCTTCACCGTCACCCGCTGGGCGAAGTTCGTGCAGTTGGACCTGTCGGGCTTCCCCAACGTGCTCGCGTTCCAGGAGCGCGTCGCGGCGCGCCCCGCCGTGCGCGAGGCCCTCAAGGCCGAAGGCCTGCTGTCGTGA
- a CDS encoding helix-turn-helix domain-containing protein yields the protein MSLKQRKSKAPPPPPGCPMRTCMTLLGGVWTPNVIWHLSGGPRRFGELIKDIPGISPKVLTTRLRELEAKGAVSREVQPTSPPSVEYTLSELGMELVPVIDAIVRVGTRLKHLNGGQYPDDATRKARRRAASAA from the coding sequence ATGTCGCTCAAGCAGAGGAAGAGCAAGGCCCCGCCACCGCCCCCTGGCTGTCCCATGCGCACGTGCATGACGTTGCTGGGTGGAGTGTGGACGCCCAACGTCATCTGGCATCTGTCGGGGGGGCCTCGGCGCTTCGGTGAGCTCATCAAGGACATCCCGGGCATCTCGCCCAAGGTGCTCACCACGCGGCTGCGGGAGCTGGAGGCCAAGGGCGCCGTGTCGCGCGAGGTGCAGCCCACTTCGCCCCCGTCGGTGGAGTACACGCTGTCGGAGCTGGGCATGGAGCTGGTGCCCGTGATTGACGCCATCGTCCGCGTGGGCACGCGGCTCAAGCACCTGAACGGGGGGCAGTACCCGGACGACGCGACACGCAAGGCCCGGCGGAGGGCCGCTTCCGCCGCCTAG